The segment CTGCGGCGGAGATGAAGGAGAGGGGACTCCGGAGGCTACTGCCGCCGCTCTCGTTCAGGGCCCGCACCTTCGTGGCGCTCGTCGGGATATCCGCGTTCACGAGTCTCGCTATCGGGCTGGTGCTCTTCTACTTCGCCGGTAACCAGCTCGCCACCGCCGAGGAGGGGCTCATGGAGCAGCGTTCCCGCACCGCTCACGACGGGGCCGAGGACTTCCTCTCGGGGCTCAGAAACCCCGAGGACGATACCTTCCCGGCCCCGGAGGCCTACGCTGAGGAACTGGTGCGCTCCATAGACCGCACCGGCCTGAGCGCGCTGTATCTGAGCCCCGAAGGAGAGCCCCTGGCCGCCCGTAACGGCGAGGAAAGCTCCCTGGAGCCCGAGACCGCCTACGACCGCCTCGGGCTCAACGAGAAGACGATACAGAACGCGGTCCAAAGAGGCGAGAGCGGCGAGACCGGCGGCCGGCTCATAGCCCGGGAGGACTGGCCCCGGTACATAGCGGTGTGGCCCCTGACGAGCTCAGACGGCTCCGTGCGCGGCGTGATGGTCTACGCCGACCCACAGGCAGGCTTCGACGAGGCGCTGACCTTCCTGCGGTACGGGATACTCGGAGCTATAGGCGCGAGCGTGCTACTGGCCGGGCTCGCGAGCCTGGTGCTGGCGCGCCAGATCACGCGCCCGCTATCCGAGACACGGGACGCGGTGATCCGGGTCGCGTCAGGGGACTACCGGGCGGTCCCGGTGGACAACCGCGACGAGCTCGGCGAGCTCGTCAGCGCCTTCAACTACATGGCCGCCGAGATAGAGCACTACATAAGCGAGATCCAGGAGCAGAAATCCCGTCTGGAGGCGGTGCTGGAAGCCTCTCCGGAGGCGGTCATCGCCGTGGACCCCGATGAGCGCATCACCATGTCGAACCCGGCGGCCGCCCGGATGCTCGGAGTGCGCATGTCCGACGTCGGCCGCCGCATCGAGGAGCTCGGCGTGCCGGAGGAGGTTCTCAAGTGCCTGCGCGAAGCCTCCTCCACCGGGGCGGCGGTCCGGGAGCTCGAGGCCGGCGAAAAGGTCTTCTGGGCCTACGCCGCCCAGATGAGCCCCGAGGCCGACGGCGTCGAGTTCCCTGGGCAGGACGGCCGCCGGGGAGATCAAGCATCCCCTCGTCCGGAGACGGACGGCCTCTCCCCCGCCTCCCGCGAGGCCAACGGTCACGGCTCCGAGCCGCCGGAGCACCCGGACGGCCAGGGCGGAGAACCGGACAGCCTGGAACCGGCGGAACCCGGGCGCGGCCGGGCCGGCACGATCCTGGCGGTCCGGGACATCACCGAGCATCGCTCGCTCGAAAGGGCAAAAACCGCCTTCGTCTCGGACGTCTCGCACGAGCTGAGGACGCCGCTAACCACGATCCAGAGCGCAGTAGACCTAATGGGCCGGGGGCGGGAGAAGCTGGACCCGATAGAGCACCGGGCCCTGGAGCTCGCGGAGGGAGAGCTCGGCAGGGTCCGGGGGATGGTCGAGGAGCTGTTGACGCTGGCGCAGATGGACTCCTGGCAGTACGCGCTGGAGATGAAGCCAAACGACATAGACGAGGTGGTGAAGAGCGCGGTAGACAGCGTAGAGTCCAAGGCGGGCAGGTTCGGCATAGAGCTCCACTTCAGCGGACACGGCGACGCCCCGGACGAGGCGGATGAGGCGGATGAGGCGGATGAGGTAAATGGCACAGGCTCCGCAGAGCCCGGAGAACACTACTGCGTCTGCGACGCGGGAAAGCTGTATCAGGTCTTCCTGAACCTGCTGGACAACGCAATAAAGTACTCCGACCCCGGGGCCCAGGTCTATGTCTCTCTCGAAGAGGAGGGCTCGTCGGTGCTGGTGAGGATCCGGGACACCGGAGTCGGCATCCCCGAGGAGGACCTGCCGCAGCTCTTCGAGAGGTTCTACCGGGTGGACAAGGCCCGCTCCCGCGCCACCGGCGGCAGCGGACTCGGCCTCTCCATCACCAGAGAGCTCGTGGAGCTCCACGGCGGCGAAGTCTCCGTGCACAGCGAGGTGGGCGTAGGCTCGACCTTTGAGGTCCGGCTGCCAAAGGCCCCCCTCTCGCGCTCTGCGAACTACGCGATCTAACCTTGCCCTCCTCCTCTCCCCCCTCCGTTCACGCCTGCCGGTCCAGATGCCAGACGCGGCGCGCACGCCGTGGGGCGGCTCTGCTCGGGCTACTGCTGGCTATGACACTCTTTGGGCTCTTCGGCCTTTCCGGATGCGGCCCGGAGCGCGAGGTCTCCCGCATAGAATCCTCTCCGGCGTCCCGGGAGGTGAACAACCCGGAGCTCGGCTCGCCGGCGGTGGACCCTCTGAGCTTCGGCCCCGGGGATAAGGACTCTCCGACCTGGAGCCCGTCCGGCGGGCGGGTTGCGTTCGTCGTGGACGGCTACGTCTCGGACAAGAGCCTGTCCGCGGAGGGCTCCACACGCCGCACGGTGCGGGGTCTCGGGGCTGAGCGTGTAACGTGGTCCGTATCCGGTGAGCGGTTGGTGATCCTCGGGGAGAGCAAGGACCCGGGCTCCGAGGGTGGAGCCCACCCCCACCCGCTCTACGTCACCCGGGGCGACGAAGGGCAGCTCAAGATCGAGAGCCTTACCGAAGACGCCCTGGCGATGAGCGCCCCCTCGGGCGATGGGCCGCTGGTGGCCGCCCTGGAGTCCGGCCCGGAGGAGAGCCGCATCTCGGCCGTGGATGTGGGCTCGGGAGAGATCGAAGCCTATCCGGGGAGCATAGAGGGCGGCGTGGCGGAGATATCCGTGGCGCCCGGTGGCGGTCGGGTGCTCGCGACGGTGATCTCCGCCGACGGCTCCGGCTCCCGGCGGTACGAGATCCACACCTTCGACCTGGAGACCGGCGACAGCCGGCGCGTGGCGCGGCTGCCCGAGGATCAGGAGATATTCGGGGCCCCCCAGCAGACCTCGGACGGCATCTATTACGTGGCGGGGGCGAGGAATACCGAGGACGGCGCTCAGGAGGACATACAGTACACCCTGTACCGTCTGCCCGAAGGCTCGAGCTCCCCGGAGCCGGCCTCCGGCGTCGGCCAGGACTTTATCGCCTCCAGCATCAAGGTATCTCCAGACGGCGGCCGGCTGGCACTACTGGGCCGCCGGGAGTCGGGCTCGGCGACGAACCTCTACGTTCTCGACCTCTCGGACGGGAACCTGTACTCGGCCACTAGCAATGAGGACATGGAGATCAAGACCGGCACGGACAGCCTCGACTGGCACCCCGACGGCGGGAGCGTCGCAGTAGTCGCCCGGAGCGACGTCTCCGAGCCGGAGGTCTACAGTGGCTCGGCGGCCGCCCTGCTGGCCCCCTTCTACAACGTATACGAGGTACCGGTGGACGACCTCCGGGAGCCGGAATGAGGGGCACGCTTTTCTGGATAACGAGCACCGTGCTCGCCTTCGCCGTTACGGCCGCCGTGTTCCTCATGTTGGCGGAGGTTGGCACGTCCCCGCCGGAACGCAGCCTCAGCGCCGACGCCGGACGAGAAGGCGGCGACCGGCAGTCGCTCGGCCTGGATCTCCGTCAAGAGACGCTACAGGGCCTCGAAGAGGCGGAGGATCAGGAGCTTGGCATGAGCCTCTCGAACGGCAGCGACCGCCCCCTGACGAACATAAACGTGTACCTGATCCTCTCTTCCGAGGACACCGCCGAGCAGAACGCCCGCTACTACGAGGCCTCGATATCCGAGCTCGCGGCCAACGAATCCAAGCGGGTCACGTTCGATTTGGACCTCTCCTCACCCGACGCTTCTGAATCCGGCGGCGGGGAGAGCGGCTCACGGGAGCAGGACTCCTTCACCATCCTGGAAGCGCGGGCCGCCTCTTCCCAGGGGGCCTCGACGGTCAAGACCGCCGTGCTCTCCTTCTGATCCGGCCTGCCCCGGAACGGCACACTGGCAGCAGAGCTATACCGGGGTCGGGGTCCGTTCTGACGGATGCTTCGGGTACCTATTGCGCGGTGTCCGGGGTGCCGTACTGGAGCGGCTGAAGCCGTCCCCGTAGCCTCTGTACATACCGGGCGCGGGGGCGCGGCCGAAGGAGGGTATCCTGACACGCCCGATCAAACCCCGCGCAAGCTCAGCCACCTCGACGGTGTTGGCGAGCTCTACCCGGGTCAGGGTGTAGCGCAGGCCCCACCGCCGCCCGCTCTCGACTGGCTCCCAGCCGCTCTCCATCAGGTGCCGCGTCGCCAGGTGATACGGCGCCAGCCCGGCGTCGCTGCCTATGGCCTCCACGACCCCGACTCCCCGGAGCCGCATCTCCCGCAGGACGCGCACGAGCAGATGCCTCCGGGTGCGGGGGCCGCCGCCGGCATAGGCCAGGAGCACGGACTCCCGGCTCGCGGGCGAGACGGGGAGGCTCAACGACCGGGGCAGGTGCTCGACCGGGGCGAAAAGGGCGTATCCCAGAACCTCCGGCCCCCGCCGCATCACGAGCCCCGGCGGGCCCCAGTGCCTCTCCACCTCCCGGAACCACTCCTCGGCCCGGAGCTCCTCTCCCGCCCAGTAGGCGACCGCGCCGGAGAGGCCGGGGATCTCACCCGCCTCCGGGGCCGGGATCTCCGTCACCTCCGGCACGAGACTCCGCAGCCTTACGCGCAGGCCCTCTGGCAGCCGTTCCTGGAGTCGTTCCTGGAGCCGCTCATCCATCCCCGCTCCCCGGCCCCCGCCGGCGCAGCCTCTCGCGGGTCTGTCGTATCCTGAACTTCAAGTCCTCGGAATCTTCGCCGGAAGTCTCCGGCTCCTCGTCCGGCGGTACGGCCCTGAGATGAGCCGCAGGCTCGTCGGGGGCTCTTCCGGGAGCCTGTTCGGGGGCTACCCCGTCCGCCTCTGGCTGCTCGGGCTCTCCGAGATCCCCGAGATCCCCAAGGGAGACCTCGGCTTCGTCGTGAGGGCCGGACTCGCGCAGACCGGAGAGCCGCTCCCGGGCGCGCTCACGAGCCTCGAAGTAACCTTCCCGGCCCCGCTCCCGGGCCTCTCCGGCGCGGGAAGACATCGCGCCCCGCAGCTCGCGTCCGCTGCGGGGTGAGATCATTATCCCGGCGACGGTCCCCGCTATGCCGCCCAGGACGAAGGTCCCGAGCTTCTCTAACTTCTCGATCTTCTGCCTGTCCATTGCTGTACCTCCTGGCACTCGGAAGCTATTCTACCCCCTGCCGTGCCGCCGCGCGGCTCCGTGTAGCTCTGTGCAACTCCGTGCAGAGCCTCTACAGCGGACCCCGGGAGCCGGTCTCCCCCGGCCCGGTGTCCAGCAGCATCGAGGCGCCGTGGCCGTCGGCCCCGGCGGCGATCTTCGAGACGCGCTCGGTGACTATCTCGACCGCCGCGTCCGAAGCCGCCTCTATGGAGACGTTCTCCACCGCCCGCACCCCGCGCCCCCGGGCGGTCTCCAGTATGTAGTCGTGGATCTGGCGTATCTCCCGGAAGTGGCTTATGTACTCCTCGGCGGGGCGGCGCATGGAGGTCCCGAGAGCCCGGATGTGGAAACGGTCGCGGTGGACACCGCAGTCCGAGAGGTACACGATCAGAGGGCACACGTTCGGGTGATCCTTGTAACGTTCCATCAGGAGCTCGGGCGCGAGATGCACCCCCTCGACGACGAGGTTGGTCCCCTCCTCGAGCCCCCGGTCCACGATGGCCTCCACCCCGACCGACACCTGGCTCGCCTGGGCCCGGAAGCCGTAGAGCACCCTCTCGGACTCCTCTATCGGCACCCGGATGTCCTCTCTCTTGACGCCGTAGGAGCTCTTGTGGAGTATCGGCAGCAGCGCCGGGCTCACCGCACGCCGCAGCACCTCCCGGATGGCGTCGGTGCCGATCACGCTCTGGATGTTCAGGCGGCGGGCCACGTCGGCGGCGAGCGTGCTCGTACCCACCCCGGTCGCCCCGCCTATCAGCACGATCACCGGCTCCGTGGACTCCCTGAGTAGCCGCCAGCGGTCGAGGCGGGAGAGGATGAAGGCGTCCATGGTCTGGAGCTTGGCGCGCACCCGGGCGAGCACCTCTTCCTCGACGACCGTGTAGCGTTCCTCTGCGACGAGCTCGGCCCGCACCTCGCTCGCTATCCTGTGAGCAAGCTCCATCCTGGCCCCGGCCTGGGCCAGCGTCTGGGCCAGGATTCCCCGGGAAAACGGGGTCTCCCTGCCGCCCTTGACTACGGTGATCTCTCGCTCCTCCACAGCACCCTCCAAGACTCCCGGAAGCTCCGGGAACGCCGGCCGGGTCTTTAACGGGCCCGGCTCGGCTAGTCACCGAGTATTCGCAGGCCTCCATACTTCTTGGCCCGCCTGCGCCGGACCCGGTACAAGAAGAACAGGAAAAAGGCTACGAAGGCCAGCGGTACCAGCGGCACGAGTATCGCAACCACGCCCCCCACCAGGGCGACGGCGTCCTCCATAATGCTGATAAACCCGTCCGACACCCCGACGTTCCCCGACCCGACCGGGGGCCTGAGCACGGCTTTCAGCACGGACACCGCGGCGGCTATGACCCCGCCGGCCACGAGCTCCGGGATGGCCCCGGCCCACAGCGTGCTCTGCAGCGCCACGGCGAAGAGCAGCGCGCCGGACGCCAGCCTCACTGGCGTCATCACTCCGTCGAGCACCCGGTCGAGGGCGCCGAACTTGTCCAGCACGGCCTCGGCGACGGCCAGCCCGACGAGCACGCCGACAAAAGCCCACTCGGAGAGGAAACTTAGCGCATCCGGCAGCTCCAGCAGCCCGAGGCGCGCGGCGAGGGCCGCGAGCAGGAGCGGCACGAAGGCCCGTATCCCGGCGACCGAGGCCAGCCCTATACCCGTGCCAGCGGCGAGCACTATCTCCAGCGTATTCATGTCCGGCATTATACCCGCCAGCCGTAATCCCGGACACCCGGACCGGACGGTTCGGACCCCGTTTTCAACGACCGTTGCAAGCGGCTATACTTGCCCCACTCAACTAGTTCGACTAGCAGGCCCATTACGCAAACCCTGGAGGAGCCCGAGTGACACAGCCCGTAGACATGGACAAGATCGTCTCGTTTTGCAAGCGCCGCGGGTTCGTGTATCAGTCGTCAGAGATCTACGGCGGCATCCGCTCCTCCTACGACTACGGGCCCCTCGGCGTCGAGCTGAAGAAGAACATCAAGGACGAGTGGTGGAGACGGCTCGTGCACATGCGCGACGACGTGGTCGGCGTGGACTCCGCCATCATCCAGCACCCCAGGGTGTGGGAGGCCTCGGGGCACACCGCCACGTTCAACGACATGCTCGTCGAAAGCCGCACCTCGGGACGGCGCTACCGCGCCGACCACCTCATAGAAGAGGCCACCGAGATAGACGCCGAGGG is part of the Rubrobacter aplysinae genome and harbors:
- a CDS encoding HAMP domain-containing histidine kinase — its product is MKERGLRRLLPPLSFRARTFVALVGISAFTSLAIGLVLFYFAGNQLATAEEGLMEQRSRTAHDGAEDFLSGLRNPEDDTFPAPEAYAEELVRSIDRTGLSALYLSPEGEPLAARNGEESSLEPETAYDRLGLNEKTIQNAVQRGESGETGGRLIAREDWPRYIAVWPLTSSDGSVRGVMVYADPQAGFDEALTFLRYGILGAIGASVLLAGLASLVLARQITRPLSETRDAVIRVASGDYRAVPVDNRDELGELVSAFNYMAAEIEHYISEIQEQKSRLEAVLEASPEAVIAVDPDERITMSNPAAARMLGVRMSDVGRRIEELGVPEEVLKCLREASSTGAAVRELEAGEKVFWAYAAQMSPEADGVEFPGQDGRRGDQASPRPETDGLSPASREANGHGSEPPEHPDGQGGEPDSLEPAEPGRGRAGTILAVRDITEHRSLERAKTAFVSDVSHELRTPLTTIQSAVDLMGRGREKLDPIEHRALELAEGELGRVRGMVEELLTLAQMDSWQYALEMKPNDIDEVVKSAVDSVESKAGRFGIELHFSGHGDAPDEADEADEADEVNGTGSAEPGEHYCVCDAGKLYQVFLNLLDNAIKYSDPGAQVYVSLEEEGSSVLVRIRDTGVGIPEEDLPQLFERFYRVDKARSRATGGSGLGLSITRELVELHGGEVSVHSEVGVGSTFEVRLPKAPLSRSANYAI
- a CDS encoding TolB-like translocation protein, encoding MTLFGLFGLSGCGPEREVSRIESSPASREVNNPELGSPAVDPLSFGPGDKDSPTWSPSGGRVAFVVDGYVSDKSLSAEGSTRRTVRGLGAERVTWSVSGERLVILGESKDPGSEGGAHPHPLYVTRGDEGQLKIESLTEDALAMSAPSGDGPLVAALESGPEESRISAVDVGSGEIEAYPGSIEGGVAEISVAPGGGRVLATVISADGSGSRRYEIHTFDLETGDSRRVARLPEDQEIFGAPQQTSDGIYYVAGARNTEDGAQEDIQYTLYRLPEGSSSPEPASGVGQDFIASSIKVSPDGGRLALLGRRESGSATNLYVLDLSDGNLYSATSNEDMEIKTGTDSLDWHPDGGSVAVVARSDVSEPEVYSGSAAALLAPFYNVYEVPVDDLREPE
- a CDS encoding YtxH domain-containing protein, with the protein product MDRQKIEKLEKLGTFVLGGIAGTVAGIMISPRSGRELRGAMSSRAGEARERGREGYFEARERARERLSGLRESGPHDEAEVSLGDLGDLGEPEQPEADGVAPEQAPGRAPDEPAAHLRAVPPDEEPETSGEDSEDLKFRIRQTRERLRRRGPGSGDG
- a CDS encoding 2-phosphoglycerate kinase encodes the protein MEEREITVVKGGRETPFSRGILAQTLAQAGARMELAHRIASEVRAELVAEERYTVVEEEVLARVRAKLQTMDAFILSRLDRWRLLRESTEPVIVLIGGATGVGTSTLAADVARRLNIQSVIGTDAIREVLRRAVSPALLPILHKSSYGVKREDIRVPIEESERVLYGFRAQASQVSVGVEAIVDRGLEEGTNLVVEGVHLAPELLMERYKDHPNVCPLIVYLSDCGVHRDRFHIRALGTSMRRPAEEYISHFREIRQIHDYILETARGRGVRAVENVSIEAASDAAVEIVTERVSKIAAGADGHGASMLLDTGPGETGSRGPL
- a CDS encoding DUF4126 domain-containing protein, which translates into the protein MPDMNTLEIVLAAGTGIGLASVAGIRAFVPLLLAALAARLGLLELPDALSFLSEWAFVGVLVGLAVAEAVLDKFGALDRVLDGVMTPVRLASGALLFAVALQSTLWAGAIPELVAGGVIAAAVSVLKAVLRPPVGSGNVGVSDGFISIMEDAVALVGGVVAILVPLVPLAFVAFFLFFLYRVRRRRAKKYGGLRILGD